One window of the Nitrospinota bacterium genome contains the following:
- the argH gene encoding argininosuccinate lyase encodes MKKLWGGRFQKTTDSLMERFSASISYDRLLYAYDIEGSIAHCKMLAKCKIIKQAEAKKIIGGLQKIRIEFDEGRFKVQERLEDIHMNIESRLAELVGPVAGKLHTARSRNDQVCLDIRMYLRDEVAEIIQEIESLGKTLLALAKKNIDHIIPGYTHLQRAQPLLLSHHLLAHLEMLLRDRERLQDALKRINIMPLGSAALAGTNFPIDREYTAKLLKFPEVSHNSIDSVSDRDFLIEFCSAASILMMHLSRFCEEVVLWSSSEFNRIELSDAFSTGSSIMPQKKNPDPAELIRGKSGRVYGSLVALLTLMKSLPLAYNRDLQEDKEPVFDTVETVKMCLAVFNGMIKSAKFKKVPLENLQSEGFLTATDIADYLVLQDVPFRDAHEITGKTVAYCIKTKKNLEQLALAEFQDISPKFKKDVLDHIAIEKSVERKASYGGTARKNVVAQMARLQKKIKKAE; translated from the coding sequence GTGAAAAAACTCTGGGGCGGCAGATTCCAAAAAACCACCGATTCGCTCATGGAGCGTTTTTCGGCTTCGATTTCATACGACCGGCTTCTCTACGCCTATGATATTGAGGGAAGCATTGCCCATTGCAAAATGCTGGCGAAATGCAAGATCATCAAACAGGCTGAAGCGAAAAAGATCATCGGCGGCTTGCAGAAAATTCGTATTGAGTTTGATGAAGGACGCTTCAAGGTTCAGGAACGTCTGGAAGATATTCACATGAATATTGAGAGCCGCCTGGCGGAGCTTGTGGGGCCGGTGGCCGGTAAACTGCATACGGCGAGAAGTCGGAACGACCAGGTTTGCCTCGATATCCGCATGTATTTGCGGGACGAAGTGGCGGAGATCATCCAGGAAATAGAGAGCCTGGGTAAAACCCTGCTGGCTCTGGCGAAAAAGAATATTGACCATATCATCCCCGGCTACACGCATTTACAGCGGGCGCAACCGTTATTATTATCGCACCATCTGCTGGCGCACCTGGAAATGCTTCTGCGCGACCGCGAGCGCCTGCAGGACGCTTTGAAACGAATCAACATCATGCCTCTAGGTTCGGCGGCGCTGGCGGGAACCAATTTTCCCATCGACCGCGAGTATACGGCGAAGTTGCTCAAGTTTCCCGAAGTGTCCCACAACAGCATCGATTCGGTGAGCGATCGCGACTTCCTCATCGAATTTTGCAGTGCGGCTTCGATCCTGATGATGCACCTCAGCCGGTTTTGTGAAGAGGTGGTGCTCTGGTCGTCGAGCGAGTTCAATAGAATCGAGTTGTCCGATGCGTTTTCGACGGGCAGCAGTATCATGCCGCAAAAGAAAAACCCCGATCCGGCGGAACTCATCCGTGGTAAATCCGGGCGCGTGTATGGCAGTCTGGTTGCCTTGCTGACGCTGATGAAATCCTTGCCGCTCGCTTATAACCGGGACTTGCAGGAAGATAAGGAGCCGGTGTTCGATACGGTCGAAACCGTAAAAATGTGCCTGGCGGTTTTCAATGGCATGATAAAATCGGCGAAATTTAAAAAAGTTCCTCTGGAAAACCTTCAGTCCGAAGGGTTTTTGACCGCCACGGATATAGCGGATTATTTGGTTTTACAGGACGTCCCCTTCCGCGACGCGCATGAGATCACCGGAAAAACGGTGGCCTATTGTATAAAAACCAAAAAAAATCTGGAACAACTCGCATTGGCGGAGTTTCAAGATATTTCTCCAAAGTTTAAGAAGGACGTTCTGGATCATATTGCCATTGAAAAATCCGTGGAAAGAAAAGCCTCCTACGGCGGCACCGCCCGGAAAAATGTGGTTGCGCAGATGGCGCGGCTGCAAAAAAAAATAAAAAAGGCTGAATAG
- a CDS encoding L,D-transpeptidase encodes MTQARIIQLVEKDLDKVNPLESTSSASSSFSSASTDRKLAVLNVPDYNLIANKDPRGSYDRKTRENLYWIIEKLQGNPVRLTSLERRLLEKFGNASFSPLKAQDKKVKFEVAWYRLSLGVKRYLKLTAMAFLILGTATWMIYQFGVDSETQREIDMAYYAGMNRVGLVSKEDFEHINENLTATSLKLAETRKNNVELSRMVEQMILNNQVTENFKYILKQIYQDPRTKYVKKGDQVSLVFNDRNIASYKSRPELWYIVGVIESGVIRVYYDNEKILETEAIFGRTGEETPAGEYEIVNKVFKPTWYKKETLNGKTRVRAIPFGHEEHDIGRWWMGLKKVGEPVKGSYGIHGVNIQKVNEFYKKNFDWRNGSAGCPNIQGWYLQFLAKVVPVGAHVNIVQKDKWQSEQQVSPPSAA; translated from the coding sequence ATGACGCAAGCCCGTATAATTCAATTGGTTGAAAAGGATCTAGATAAAGTGAATCCATTGGAAAGTACATCCTCTGCCAGTTCAAGCTTTTCCAGCGCTTCTACCGATCGCAAGCTGGCGGTTCTTAATGTTCCCGACTATAATCTGATTGCCAATAAAGATCCGCGTGGGAGTTACGACCGCAAAACGCGGGAAAACCTGTATTGGATCATTGAAAAGCTACAGGGGAACCCTGTGCGGTTGACCTCATTGGAACGTCGTTTGCTGGAAAAATTTGGCAATGCCAGTTTCAGCCCGTTGAAGGCGCAGGATAAAAAGGTCAAGTTTGAAGTCGCCTGGTACCGGTTGTCTCTGGGGGTCAAGCGGTATTTGAAATTGACAGCCATGGCCTTTTTGATTCTGGGGACAGCCACCTGGATGATTTACCAGTTTGGTGTTGATTCCGAGACGCAGCGGGAAATAGATATGGCTTATTATGCAGGCATGAACCGCGTGGGTCTGGTCTCCAAAGAGGATTTTGAACACATTAATGAAAACCTGACCGCCACGTCCTTGAAACTGGCGGAAACCCGCAAAAACAATGTCGAGCTCAGTCGCATGGTTGAGCAGATGATCCTCAATAATCAGGTCACTGAAAATTTTAAATACATTTTAAAACAAATCTACCAGGATCCCCGGACAAAATATGTTAAAAAGGGGGACCAGGTATCGCTGGTGTTCAATGATCGCAACATTGCAAGCTACAAAAGCCGACCGGAGCTTTGGTATATTGTGGGGGTCATTGAAAGCGGGGTGATTCGGGTGTATTACGATAATGAAAAAATCCTCGAAACCGAGGCGATTTTTGGACGCACCGGTGAGGAAACTCCCGCCGGCGAATATGAAATTGTAAATAAAGTTTTTAAACCCACCTGGTATAAAAAGGAAACGCTCAACGGCAAAACCCGTGTCCGCGCGATTCCCTTCGGCCATGAGGAACACGATATTGGCCGTTGGTGGATGGGGCTCAAGAAGGTGGGCGAGCCTGTCAAGGGAAGTTATGGGATTCACGGGGTCAATATCCAGAAGGTCAATGAGTTTTACAAAAAGAATTTCGATTGGCGAAACGGCAGTGCGGGATGCCCAAATATACAGGGCTGGTATTTGCAATTCCTGGCGAAGGTGGTGCCTGTGGGAGCGCATGTCAATATTGTGCAAAAAGACAAATGGCAGTCAGAACAACAAGTGTCTCCTCCCTCCGCCGCATAA
- a CDS encoding polymer-forming cytoskeletal protein, which produces MQDKDPAGDYDRETREVLYKIIQKLGDQGRKCSRQEKKIFKKFAGANFGILIRRGTESEGKILHPGAVRVEGNFEGEILINQTLTVEPEGKVLASISAATVICRGLIEGNIQALVQVRLCKGSTVRGSIYTPSLHVEEGAFFEGRCSMPNQPGEIAIQEKSKPWKLLSAG; this is translated from the coding sequence ATGCAGGATAAAGATCCTGCCGGGGACTACGACCGTGAAACGCGGGAGGTGTTGTACAAAATCATCCAAAAACTGGGGGATCAGGGTCGCAAATGTTCCCGCCAGGAAAAAAAGATATTTAAGAAATTCGCAGGCGCCAACTTCGGCATTCTGATCAGGCGAGGAACCGAATCGGAAGGGAAAATTCTCCATCCGGGGGCAGTGCGCGTGGAAGGAAATTTCGAAGGGGAGATCCTCATCAACCAGACCTTGACGGTTGAACCCGAGGGCAAGGTTTTAGCCAGTATATCTGCGGCAACGGTGATTTGCCGGGGACTTATCGAAGGCAATATCCAGGCCCTGGTTCAGGTTCGCCTCTGTAAGGGATCTACGGTGCGTGGAAGCATTTATACCCCCTCGCTCCACGTCGAAGAAGGAGCGTTTTTTGAAGGCCGATGCTCCATGCCCAACCAACCCGGAGAAATTGCCATCCAGGAAAAGTCCAAGCCCTGGAAACTCCTCTCTGCGGGGTGA
- a CDS encoding AAA family ATPase: MAIISIIGPKGGIGKTTLSINTAASLTRALAGQGLKNRVCLVDLDLRLPTISSILDSHPRKTFYDLFEILASKTHQAEILQNLYQIISTFKNYLEGHLASNSRQLEKSLSVYKTINTNLFYFSDFKFGNEVYDLFLQRGKIERPSHIKALLPILAKIDAIEFKAILGVFQEAARPMVAEFVNFIEEYGFSIIGGEVPIMGKKNHRKRINEPAFLLLFLEFLNEVYGKFDHIILDTPAGGVNHLSSLMNSIDQVILVFDMSNVIAINGSLDALHSFIDYYEDFFDDFNQDRLTGLDKAHVNRLVAAKGQQAIAESLRNKKIGVFFNRCQGANEIKDCLRRLREYLDTLDKYEEYKNRICIVGMMPQHRIINITNNRGALFYDKDRELKSRLDLVAKSIMSENASSPTLASSDEEILKYLHNKGKSSLAAGISRLAASFS; the protein is encoded by the coding sequence ATGGCAATCATTTCAATCATTGGCCCCAAGGGCGGGATTGGAAAGACCACATTGTCCATTAATACCGCCGCGTCCCTGACGCGGGCGCTGGCCGGGCAGGGTTTGAAGAACAGGGTTTGCCTGGTGGACCTGGACTTGCGCCTGCCCACCATCTCCAGCATTCTGGACAGTCATCCGCGTAAAACGTTTTACGACCTTTTTGAGATCCTTGCCAGCAAAACCCATCAGGCCGAAATTCTGCAAAACCTTTACCAGATCATCAGTACCTTCAAAAATTATCTGGAAGGACATCTTGCCTCCAACAGCCGTCAGCTGGAAAAAAGCCTGTCTGTTTATAAGACAATCAATACCAACCTGTTTTATTTTTCAGATTTTAAGTTTGGCAACGAAGTTTACGATTTATTTCTCCAGCGGGGAAAAATCGAACGTCCGTCGCACATAAAAGCTCTATTGCCCATTTTAGCTAAAATAGATGCTATTGAATTTAAGGCCATTTTGGGCGTTTTTCAAGAGGCGGCGCGGCCAATGGTGGCGGAGTTTGTCAATTTTATTGAAGAGTATGGTTTCTCCATTATCGGCGGCGAAGTGCCGATCATGGGCAAAAAAAATCATCGCAAAAGAATCAACGAGCCCGCCTTCCTGTTGCTGTTTCTGGAGTTTCTCAACGAGGTTTATGGGAAGTTTGATCACATAATTTTAGACACGCCTGCCGGAGGCGTCAATCATCTTTCCTCGCTCATGAATTCCATAGACCAGGTCATTTTGGTGTTTGACATGAGTAACGTCATCGCCATCAACGGAAGCCTGGACGCCCTGCATTCCTTCATTGATTATTATGAAGACTTTTTTGATGATTTTAACCAGGACCGCTTGACGGGCCTTGACAAGGCCCATGTCAACCGGCTGGTAGCGGCAAAAGGCCAGCAGGCGATCGCGGAGTCTCTGCGTAATAAAAAAATAGGTGTTTTTTTCAATCGCTGTCAGGGAGCGAATGAAATCAAAGATTGTCTGCGCCGGTTACGAGAATACCTGGATACGCTGGATAAATATGAAGAATACAAAAACCGTATATGCATCGTGGGAATGATGCCTCAGCACAGAATCATTAATATTACCAATAACCGCGGGGCCTTATTTTACGATAAGGACAGGGAATTGAAAAGCCGACTGGACCTTGTAGCAAAAAGTATTATGTCGGAAAATGCATCCAGCCCGACCCTGGCGAGCTCGGATGAAGAAATTCTGAAATATCTTCACAATAAAGGGAAATCCAGTCTGGCGGCTGGAATAAGTCGTCTGGCCGCAAGTTTCAGCTGA
- the rsmI gene encoding 16S rRNA (cytidine(1402)-2'-O)-methyltransferase, whose product MIINEKENPGKGSLYIVSTPIGNLGDFTIRSAEILNGVQFIAAEDTRRTRILLNHYEIKTRLTSFHSYNQEKKGPQLISLLNEGQDMALVSDAGTPGISDPLFHLVQLALEADIQVLALPGPSAVLAALTVSGLPMDRFVFEGFLPVKKRRKTRLEELALEKRTIVLYESPHRIHKTLRDLHSVLGNRKVALARELTKLFEEVIRGNLGDLVESLSERKLKGEITLVIAGTSNKES is encoded by the coding sequence ATGATAATCAATGAAAAAGAAAATCCGGGCAAAGGTTCGCTTTATATTGTGAGCACCCCCATCGGCAACCTGGGGGATTTCACCATTCGCTCGGCGGAAATTCTAAATGGGGTGCAGTTCATTGCCGCCGAAGATACCCGGCGGACGCGAATTTTGTTAAATCATTACGAAATTAAAACCCGACTGACCAGTTTTCATAGTTACAACCAGGAAAAAAAAGGGCCGCAACTCATCAGCCTTTTAAACGAAGGGCAGGACATGGCCCTGGTCTCGGATGCGGGGACTCCGGGAATTTCGGACCCTTTATTTCATTTGGTGCAACTGGCGTTGGAAGCGGACATTCAAGTCCTGGCTCTGCCAGGGCCCTCGGCGGTTCTGGCGGCGCTCACGGTTTCAGGATTGCCCATGGATCGGTTTGTGTTTGAGGGATTTCTGCCGGTGAAGAAAAGAAGGAAGACGCGTTTGGAAGAATTGGCCCTGGAGAAACGGACCATTGTTCTTTACGAATCGCCGCATCGAATTCACAAGACGCTACGGGACTTACACAGCGTCCTGGGCAACCGCAAGGTGGCCCTGGCCAGGGAACTGACCAAGTTATTTGAAGAAGTGATTCGCGGCAATTTAGGGGATTTGGTCGAATCGCTCAGCGAAAGAAAATTGAAAGGCGAGATCACTCTGGTGATTGCCGGAACTTCAAACAAGGAGAGCTAG